A genomic stretch from Dermacentor albipictus isolate Rhodes 1998 colony unplaced genomic scaffold, USDA_Dalb.pri_finalv2 scaffold_16, whole genome shotgun sequence includes:
- the LOC139051953 gene encoding putative nuclease HARBI1 has protein sequence MAAPIIALLESLGQPRQRIFRDAFDELTEEEFRDHFRFSKRTVRWLCEQLEDAIGGLRTGGITTQDRVLCALRFFATGSYQRSIGSEEFVSMGQASVSESIHAVAEAITVVGRQQGWVSFPLTTAGKASAKAAFADRGRIPAVVACVDGTLIAIKQPEGLSPGETAGFMSRKGFYALNTMIVCDAHMRIVDIDPRFP, from the exons ATGGCCGCTCCTattatcgcgcttttggagtcGCTCGGGCAGCCTCGGCAACGCATATttcgggacgcatttgacgagcttaccgaggaagagttccgcgaCCACTTCAGGTTCTCGAAGCGCACTGTGCGCTGGCTCTGCGAGCAACTGGAAGACGCCATCggtggccttcggaccggtggcatcacgacgcaagacagggtgctttgtgctctccgtttcTTCGCGACAGGGAGCTACCAAAGATCCATCGGCAGCGAAGAATTCGTATCCATGGGGCAAGCTTCCGTGAGCGAAAGCATTCACGCAGTTGCGGAAGCAATAACAGTGGTGGGCCGGCAACAGGGCtgggtgagcttcccgttgacaacggccggcaaggctagtgcaaaggcggcctttgcggATCGGGGCCGCATTCCCGCTGTAGTGGCCTGTGTCGACGGGACGCTCATAGCGATCAAACAGCCCGAAGGACTCAGCCCGGGCGAGACCGCGGGCTTCATGTCAAGGAAAGGCTTCTACGCCTTGAATACCATGATC GTGTGTGATGCCCACATGCGCATCGTGGACATCGATCCCCGTTTCCCCTGA